Genomic window (Musa acuminata AAA Group cultivar baxijiao unplaced genomic scaffold, Cavendish_Baxijiao_AAA HiC_scaffold_616, whole genome shotgun sequence):
GAAACCCCCTAATTGTTTCTGCAAGACCAACATATTTTCCTGGAGAACCAGTAAATACTTCTGCCACGAAGAAGGGTTGTGATAAGAAACGCTCGATTTTTCGTGCTCTTGCTACAGTTAAACGATCTTCTTCGGATAATTCGTCCAACCCAAGAATAGCTATAATGTCCTGAAGTTCTTTGTAACGTTGTGAAGTTTGCTTAACTCTTTGCGCAGTTTCATAATGTTCCTCGCCAACGATCCGAGGTTGTAACATAGTTGACGTTGAATCTAAAGGATCCACTGCTGGATAAATACCTTTGGCAGCTAATCCTCTCGATAATACGGTAGtagcatctaaatgtgcaaatgtCGTGGCAGGAGCAGGGTCGGTCAAATCGTCCGCAGGTACATAAACGGCTTGGATCGAAGTTATAGATCCCTCTTTGGTAGAAGTAATTCTTTCTTGCAAAGAACCCATTTCTGTACTAAGGGTAGGTTGATAACCCACTGCAGAAGGCATTCTCCCCAATAAGGCGGATACTTCTGATCCTGCTTGGACGAAACGAAAGATATTGTCGATGAATAGAAGTACGTCTTGTTCATTAACATCCCGGAAATATTCCGCCATAGTTAGGGCAGTCAAACCAACTCTCATACGAGCTCCCGGCGGTTCATTCATTTGACCGTAGACTAGAGCTACTTTTGATTctgcaatatttttttcattaattactcCGGATTCTTTCATTTCCATGTAAAGATCATTTCCTTCACGAGTACGTTCGCCTACTCCGCCAAATACAGATACGCCTCCATGAGCTTTGGCAATGTTGTTGATCAATTCCATGATGAGTACTGTTTTACCTACTCCAGCTCCTCCAAATAGTCCGATTTTTCCTCCACGGCGATAAGGAGCTAAAAGATCCACTACTTTAATTCCTGTTTCAAAGATTGATAATTTCGTCTCTAACTGTATAAAGGCAGGTGCAGGTCTATGAATAGGAGATGTTGTGCTAGTATCTACAGGACCTAAATTATCAACAGGCTCCCCAAGAACGTTGAAAATTCGTCCGAGGGTAGCTCCACCGACTGGAACGCTTAGAGGAGCTCCCGTGTCAATCACTTCCATTCCTCTCATCAGTCCATCTGTAGCACTCATAGCTACAGCTCTAACTCGATTATTTCCTAATAATTGTTGTACCTCACAAGTCACATTAATTTGCTGACCAATAGTATCTCGACCCTTAACTACCAAAGCGTTATAAATATTAGGCATCTTGCCCGGAGGAAAAACAACATCCAGTACTGGGCCAATAATTTGAGCGATACGCCCTaggttttgttcttcaagtgtgGAAACCGCAGGACTAGAAGGGGTAGGAttgattctcataattataattaaagtaaAGTATGTCGAAAGTTTTTTTGAATAGTGCCATGCCAAGTCGAAAATAAATGTCCGATAGCAAGTTGATCggttaattcaataagaaataaatgGGAGTTAGCACTTGATTTAGTTGGTACCACCCAACCGAATACGATTCAATCGTTTACTCATTCAATTACTCATTCAATGAGTCAATTTTCAAGTTCAGCCaatccttctttttttcaaaagaaatattaagtacatgaaatcacgagtaagtctctttcatttctctatcat
Coding sequences:
- the LOC135662374 gene encoding ATP synthase subunit beta, chloroplastic-like — encoded protein: MRINPTPSSPAVSTLEEQNLGRIAQIIGPVLDVVFPPGKMPNIYNALVVKGRDTIGQQINVTCEVQQLLGNNRVRAVAMSATDGLMRGMEVIDTGAPLSVPVGGATLGRIFNVLGEPVDNLGPVDTSTTSPIHRPAPAFIQLETKLSIFETGIKVVDLLAPYRRGGKIGLFGGAGVGKTVLIMELINNIAKAHGGVSVFGGVGERTREGNDLYMEMKESGVINEKNIAESKVALVYGQMNEPPGARMRVGLTALTMAEYFRDVNEQDVLLFIDNIFRFVQAGSEVSALLGRMPSAVGYQPTLSTEMGSLQERITSTKEGSITSIQAVYVPADDLTDPAPATTFAHLDATTVLSRGLAAKGIYPAVDPLDSTSTMLQPRIVGEEHYETAQRVKQTSQRYKELQDIIAILGLDELSEEDRLTVARARKIERFLSQPFFVAEVFTGSPGKYVGLAETIRGFQLILSGELDSLPEQAFYLVGNIDEATAKAMNLEEEKVKEIILSTNSGQIGVLPNHAPIATAVDIGLLRIRLNNDQWLTVALMGGFARIGNNEITILGNDAEISTDIDPQEAQQALEIAEANLSRAEGKRQAIEANLALRRARTRVEAVNVISY